In the Populus trichocarpa isolate Nisqually-1 chromosome 1, P.trichocarpa_v4.1, whole genome shotgun sequence genome, one interval contains:
- the LOC7478094 gene encoding protein TPX2 isoform X2 → MEMEEKMEVEFMVFEAREIDLDYEFDAPKYFDFTSLESIAEAREVQRWFDTAPSCPPSPFVAKFVYSLLENVNTSPKSKDEENRAPLLNDDMGPEVSAIEVDDTGLTFYHQKSTDKSNPKVKSMVKPTFPRSSTLMKPTASQLAKQNRPTQIGVSRFQILLGQKERSLCNSSALESHSAKRQKLEGGHVCKIGDGKQKTDFIHKTSKKDGFVDKISSHAKLRLTVPREPDLVTAHRAQRMRPKEQQYMTAPARRFKARPLNQKILEAPSFPLPKKSTPKLPEFQGLDKPSTISESVKTESRRPTTKNPPKQDGCGATHTFKACPLNKKIFSSKGEMGVFQTSIRETTVPMEFNFHTEKRFQHNPPIDLFSKLSLTSELQPNNKSQLQFPQPSYLSTKGPKENRLNPLQTEQKMVHLVKERQSIFGGKQQIQYGSNMGTNEVRNQSIRRSLGIR, encoded by the exons atggaaatggaagagaaaatgGAGGTGGAGTTTATGGTGTTTGAGGCGCGTGAAATTGATCTTGATTACGAGTTTGATGCTCCAAAGTACTTCGATTTCACTAGCCTGGAGTCAATCGCGGAGGCGCGTGAGGTTCAGCGGTGGTTTGATACGGCGCCGAGCTGTCCTCCCTCTC CATTTGTGGCAAAGTTTGTGTACAGTCTACTGGAGAATGTTAATACCTCTCCAAAATCTAAAGATGAGGAAAATAGGGCTCCTCTGCTTAATGATGACATGGGACCAGAAGTTTCTGCAATAGAGGTGGACGATACAG GATTGACTTTTTACCATCAGAAATCTACTGATAAATCAAACCCCAAGGTGAAGTCCATGGTCAAGCCAACATTTCCCAGGAGTTCAACTTTGATGAAACCTACGGCTAGTCAGTTGGCTAAGCAAAATCGCCCCACTCAAATAGGTGTTTCCAG ATTTCAGATACTGCTGGGTCAAAAGGAGAGAAGCTTATGCAATTCTTCTGCACTTGAAAGTCATTCTGCCAAGAGGCAGAAACTGGAAGGAGGTCACGTTTGCAAG ATTGGTGATGGAAAGCAGAAAACAGATTTCATCCACAAGACATCTAAAAAG GATGGTTTTGTTGATAAAATCTCTTCTCATGCAAAACTAAGGCTGACTGTTCCAAGAGAGCCTGACCTTGTAACAGCACACAGGGCACAGAGGATGAG GCCCAAAGAACAGCAATACATGACAGCGCCTGCACGAAGATTCAAAGCACGCCCATTGAACCAAAAA atTCTTGAGGCTCCTTCATTTCCTCTTCCAAAGAAGAGTACCCCAAAGTTGCCAGAGTTTCAA GGGCTGGATAAACCCAGTACAATTTCAGAAAGTGTGAAGACAGAATCCAgaag ACCAACCACCAAGAATCCTCCAAAGCAAGATGGATGTGGTGCAACACATACATTCAAAGCTTGCCCTCTGAATAAGAAG ATATTCTCTAGTAAAGGAGAAATGGGTGTTTTTCAAACTAGCATTCGGGAAACCACGGTGCCAATG gaatttaattttcatacgGAGAAGAGGTTTCAACATAATCCACCCATAGATCTTTTCAGTAAG CTCTCCCTGACAAGTGAACTCCAACCAAATAACAAATCTCAATTGCAATTTCCTCAACCAAGCTATCTGTCTACGAAG GGtccaaaagaaaatagattgaATCCCTTGCAAACAGAGCAGAAG atGGTGCATTTGGTGAAAGAAAGGCAATCTATATTTGGTGGAAAGCAGCAGATTCAATATGGGAGCAATATGGGCACCAATGAAGTCAGAAACCAATCGATCAGGAG GAGCTTGGGCATCCGGTGA
- the LOC7478094 gene encoding protein TPX2 isoform X1, which yields MEMEEKMEVEFMVFEAREIDLDYEFDAPKYFDFTSLESIAEAREVQRWFDTAPSCPPSPFVAKFVYSLLENVNTSPKSKDEENRAPLLNDDMGPEVSAIEVDDTGLTFYHQKSTDKSNPKVKSMVKPTFPRSSTLMKPTASQLAKQNRPTQIGVSRFQILLGQKERSLCNSSALESHSAKRQKLEGGHVCKIGDGKQKTDFIHKTSKKDGFVDKISSHAKLRLTVPREPDLVTAHRAQRMRPKEQQYMTAPARRFKARPLNQKILEAPSFPLPKKSTPKLPEFQEFHLKTLERAMQHNSSVSSSSFQCNDSNKGLDKPSTISESVKTESRRPTTKNPPKQDGCGATHTFKACPLNKKIFSSKGEMGVFQTSIRETTVPMEFNFHTEKRFQHNPPIDLFSKLSLTSELQPNNKSQLQFPQPSYLSTKGPKENRLNPLQTEQKMVHLVKERQSIFGGKQQIQYGSNMGTNEVRNQSIRRSLGIR from the exons atggaaatggaagagaaaatgGAGGTGGAGTTTATGGTGTTTGAGGCGCGTGAAATTGATCTTGATTACGAGTTTGATGCTCCAAAGTACTTCGATTTCACTAGCCTGGAGTCAATCGCGGAGGCGCGTGAGGTTCAGCGGTGGTTTGATACGGCGCCGAGCTGTCCTCCCTCTC CATTTGTGGCAAAGTTTGTGTACAGTCTACTGGAGAATGTTAATACCTCTCCAAAATCTAAAGATGAGGAAAATAGGGCTCCTCTGCTTAATGATGACATGGGACCAGAAGTTTCTGCAATAGAGGTGGACGATACAG GATTGACTTTTTACCATCAGAAATCTACTGATAAATCAAACCCCAAGGTGAAGTCCATGGTCAAGCCAACATTTCCCAGGAGTTCAACTTTGATGAAACCTACGGCTAGTCAGTTGGCTAAGCAAAATCGCCCCACTCAAATAGGTGTTTCCAG ATTTCAGATACTGCTGGGTCAAAAGGAGAGAAGCTTATGCAATTCTTCTGCACTTGAAAGTCATTCTGCCAAGAGGCAGAAACTGGAAGGAGGTCACGTTTGCAAG ATTGGTGATGGAAAGCAGAAAACAGATTTCATCCACAAGACATCTAAAAAG GATGGTTTTGTTGATAAAATCTCTTCTCATGCAAAACTAAGGCTGACTGTTCCAAGAGAGCCTGACCTTGTAACAGCACACAGGGCACAGAGGATGAG GCCCAAAGAACAGCAATACATGACAGCGCCTGCACGAAGATTCAAAGCACGCCCATTGAACCAAAAA atTCTTGAGGCTCCTTCATTTCCTCTTCCAAAGAAGAGTACCCCAAAGTTGCCAGAGTTTCAA GAATTTCACTTGAAGACATTAGAAAGGGCAATGCAGCACAACTCTTCAGTTTCATCTTCCTCGTTTCAGTGCAATGATTCAAACAAG GGGCTGGATAAACCCAGTACAATTTCAGAAAGTGTGAAGACAGAATCCAgaag ACCAACCACCAAGAATCCTCCAAAGCAAGATGGATGTGGTGCAACACATACATTCAAAGCTTGCCCTCTGAATAAGAAG ATATTCTCTAGTAAAGGAGAAATGGGTGTTTTTCAAACTAGCATTCGGGAAACCACGGTGCCAATG gaatttaattttcatacgGAGAAGAGGTTTCAACATAATCCACCCATAGATCTTTTCAGTAAG CTCTCCCTGACAAGTGAACTCCAACCAAATAACAAATCTCAATTGCAATTTCCTCAACCAAGCTATCTGTCTACGAAG GGtccaaaagaaaatagattgaATCCCTTGCAAACAGAGCAGAAG atGGTGCATTTGGTGAAAGAAAGGCAATCTATATTTGGTGGAAAGCAGCAGATTCAATATGGGAGCAATATGGGCACCAATGAAGTCAGAAACCAATCGATCAGGAG GAGCTTGGGCATCCGGTGA